TATTATTTTAAAAGGTACACAGCGTGGAACGACAACGGATGTCAATGGAAAATTCCAACTTGATGTCCCGGATGGTAGCGCGACGCTGATACTTTCTTTCGTAGGATACGTTTCACAGGAAATTGTTGTAGGAAACCGCACAACGCTGGATTTATCTCTGAAAGCAGATACAAAAGCGCTTGATGAAGTAGTGGTCGTTGGGTATGGAACTCAGAAAAAATCCACACTGACAGGTTCAGTTGCTTCTATAAAAGGAGGAGAAATTGCCGAAACTCCGGTTCCAAATATTTCCAATTCCATGGCCGGAAAAGTGGCGGGTGTAAGCATGCGACCAAACGGAGGTCAGCCGGGATCGGATTCTCCCGACATTCACATCCGGGGTATAGGCACCACCGGCAACAATAAACCACTTATTGTAGTTGACGGGATTATCCGCGACAACATCAACCAGATCGACCCGACGGCCATTGAAACAATATCTATTTTGAAAGATGCAGCTGCGGTTGCGCCCTACGGCCTGGGTGGTGCAAATGGTGTGGTATTAATTACAACAAAAAAAGGAAAAACAGGAGCGCCGAGTTTGTCGTTCAGCAGTTATTACGGCACGCAGACGCCAACTTACTATCCTAAATTATTATCAGCCCAGGATTATATGCGGTTAAAAAACGAGGCATATATGAACGAAAATCCAACAGGAACCCAGCAGCCTTTTGCCAATGACCTGATCGAAAATTATATCAGTTTGAATGCAAAAGATCCTGATCTTTATCCAATCAGCAATACCAAAAAGCTTGTGAATATGCACGCACCGATGCAGAACTATAATTTGCAGCTAAGTGGTGGAACGGATAAAATCAAGTACTACGCCGGTTTGGGATTTTTGCAGCAGAAAGGAATGTTTGATCCTGTAAAATATACCCGCTACAACTATAATCTGAATCTGGAAGCGCAGGCTACCAAAACAACAACGGTTTCGCTGGCACTGATCGGTTCAATTGAAAATACAAAATCGGTTGATGATGCGGTTTCGGCAACAAACCTTTTCCGTAACGGATTTAAATATATTCCCATCCGAAGCCTCTATTACAGCAATGGTTTGTGGGGAGAATTTGCAGGAAATTCGCCGGTTGGTGTGTTAAATGCAGGTTATTTAAAAAATACCAACAATACATTGCTTACCACCATTGCAATTGAGCAAAAACTTCCATTTGTAAAAGGTTTGAGCGCAAAAGGTACTTTCAGCTATGATCCAAACCAGCGTACAACAAAAGGATGGCACACGCCTTTCTATTATTACACCCAAAATACCAACGTAACGCCCTATACCTACAATAAAGAAATTTCTACTTCCGAAGGTGGTGCTCCGTCTTTTACCTATTTGAGACAGGAATACAGAAAAACGCAGACTTTCAGCTATCAGGCATATCTGAATTACCACAATTCTTTTGGTAAACATGATTTTACAGGTTTGCTGGTTGCGGAAGCGCGGAATAATACCTATGAAATTTTCGCTGCACGACGGAATAACTACGCCATCAATGTAGATGAACTCGATATGGGAAGTTCCAACAAAAACGATTTTGACAATTCAGGAACTTCATCCACGGGAAGTCAGATCGGTTATGTTTACAGACTTGGTTATGCCTATGCCGGCAAATATTTATTTGAGGCATCAGGGCGTTATGACGGGCATTACTATTTTGCTCCCGGAAAACGTTACGGTTATTTCCCTGCTTTTTCTGTCGGATGGGTTTTATCAGAAGAAGATTTTATCAAAAAAAACCTGCCTATGGTTGATAATCTGAAACTGAGAGGATCTTGGGGAAAATCAGGAAACCTTGCCGGTACTGCATTTCAATATCTGACAGGATACAATCTGTACGGAAATGCTTACGCACTTGGAACGGGATCAATGGTCCAGGGTTCTTACATTCCAAACGAGGCCAATAAAAATATTACCTGGGAAATTTCTACCAAAACTGACGTTGGTTTTGAAGCTTCGCTATGGAGAGGTTTACTGAATGTTGAATTTGACTATTTCCATGAAAAAAGAACAGGGATGCTTTTGCCTCCTGCTGTGAGCGTACCGGTAGAATATGGTCTTGGACTGGCCGACGAAAATGCCGGGATTATGACAAATGGCGGATTTGAGTTCAGCCTTGGTACCAGCCACAAATTTGCCAATGGGCTAAAACTTGGTTTCAACGGAAACATGAGTTATTCCAAAAACAAAATGGTGCAGGTTTTTGAAACTGCTGCTACACGAAACAATCCAAACCGCAGCAGAACAGGCCGGCCATTCGGCACGCCATTTGGATACCATGCACTTGGCATATTTGGCACAGCAGATGACAAAAATGATGATGGCATTATCGACAGCAAAGATGGATACAATGTAGCGCAGTTTGGTACCCTGCATCCTGGTGATATTCGTTATGCAGATTTGAGCGGCCCGGACGGAAAACCGGATGGTAAAATTGACGCCAATGACCAGACCGTTATCGGAAAACCTGTTTATCCCTTTTTAAGCTATGGTATTACGACTACCGCGAACTGGAAAGGTTTTGATGTAAGTCTGTTTTTCCAGGGATCGTCGATGGCAAGTCTTGATATCCGTCAATTTCAGACCATTCCTTTCAATAATAATAACAGCAATTCAAGCTACGAATATTTCAATAACCACTGGACACCAACGACTCAGGGCGCGCGCTATCCAAGAGCTACACAGGCACCTTATGCCAACAACACACAGGACTCGGATTTCTGGTGGTCAAGCACCGCACATATACGCCTGAAAACAGCGATTATCGGTTATACCCTTCCAAAAAGTATTATGCATTCTTTGAAGATCCAGTCCGTGCGAATTTATGCTTCGGGACAAAATCTGTTCACTTTGAGCAAGTTAAAATTCATGGATCCGGAAGTGGGTTACACCGATCGTGAAACGGCTTATCCCAACCAGAAGGTATATGTACTTGGTTTAAATGTCACTTTCTGATTTTATGTTCCTGTAAATAAACGAAATATGAAAAATACTAAAAAGATCATTTTTACGATGCTGCTTGGCCTTTGCATGACATCCTGTAATGACGATTTTCTTGAAAACGATATCAAGAGCCAGTTAACAGACGCCACCCAGTGGGCATCAGAAGGAAACGCGGATATTTTCCTCAATGATATTTACCATGATCTTTCCAATAAATGGAACTCCCCGGAAAATCTTGATAATTTCACAGATGATAACGATGCCGGATTTTACTGGCGTTCGTACAGCTGGAAACAGGGAATTGTTGATCCTTCTGTTAATCAGGGGTCGCCGATGGATCAGGAGTATAATACGGCGGTA
The nucleotide sequence above comes from Dyadobacter subterraneus. Encoded proteins:
- a CDS encoding TonB-dependent receptor, whose translation is MKKHLHPRHGLLFKIMRLTFYQLVCIGLLSAMAYAHNSPAQDLLNRGITIQLQNVTLQEALTKLEQKAKIRFAYSSDLLDMGQQVNISAKNQKLGLILDQLLFPKGITYRVSNDQILLSKAQKNTSEINSEKMLLAANPAEINISGTVKAAENNEPLPGVSIILKGTQRGTTTDVNGKFQLDVPDGSATLILSFVGYVSQEIVVGNRTTLDLSLKADTKALDEVVVVGYGTQKKSTLTGSVASIKGGEIAETPVPNISNSMAGKVAGVSMRPNGGQPGSDSPDIHIRGIGTTGNNKPLIVVDGIIRDNINQIDPTAIETISILKDAAAVAPYGLGGANGVVLITTKKGKTGAPSLSFSSYYGTQTPTYYPKLLSAQDYMRLKNEAYMNENPTGTQQPFANDLIENYISLNAKDPDLYPISNTKKLVNMHAPMQNYNLQLSGGTDKIKYYAGLGFLQQKGMFDPVKYTRYNYNLNLEAQATKTTTVSLALIGSIENTKSVDDAVSATNLFRNGFKYIPIRSLYYSNGLWGEFAGNSPVGVLNAGYLKNTNNTLLTTIAIEQKLPFVKGLSAKGTFSYDPNQRTTKGWHTPFYYYTQNTNVTPYTYNKEISTSEGGAPSFTYLRQEYRKTQTFSYQAYLNYHNSFGKHDFTGLLVAEARNNTYEIFAARRNNYAINVDELDMGSSNKNDFDNSGTSSTGSQIGYVYRLGYAYAGKYLFEASGRYDGHYYFAPGKRYGYFPAFSVGWVLSEEDFIKKNLPMVDNLKLRGSWGKSGNLAGTAFQYLTGYNLYGNAYALGTGSMVQGSYIPNEANKNITWEISTKTDVGFEASLWRGLLNVEFDYFHEKRTGMLLPPAVSVPVEYGLGLADENAGIMTNGGFEFSLGTSHKFANGLKLGFNGNMSYSKNKMVQVFETAATRNNPNRSRTGRPFGTPFGYHALGIFGTADDKNDDGIIDSKDGYNVAQFGTLHPGDIRYADLSGPDGKPDGKIDANDQTVIGKPVYPFLSYGITTTANWKGFDVSLFFQGSSMASLDIRQFQTIPFNNNNSNSSYEYFNNHWTPTTQGARYPRATQAPYANNTQDSDFWWSSTAHIRLKTAIIGYTLPKSIMHSLKIQSVRIYASGQNLFTLSKLKFMDPEVGYTDRETAYPNQKVYVLGLNVTF